The sequence TAATATAATTAGAGGAGGAAGTCCaacctcacctctctctctctctctatctatccatccatccatatatatatatatatatatatatatagtaacaaGCATATTGTTCTGCAATTACAATTCATGACATTTTTGTAGTGTTTGCTACGTGGCCTAAAAATCAATGAGTTTTTTGCATACTCTCAATCACAATGGAATGATATTGTATTgaatacatgttttttttttttttttttttttgccttgttTTCAATGCGAGGATTTCGATTTCTCTCTGCTTATTTTTGTTATAGAGCATTATCTCACAAGCTTCCACATTTGAATAGGAACCAGAGGACTTTCCGCCCCAAAAAGAACACTCCATCAGGAAGTAAGGTCAggccttttttcttcttcttcttaagatTTCCTGCCATTTTCTTATGTCTACTTTGTCGGTAGAAAAGGACGCATGGGTTGGTCCATGTTTCCATCATGGAACACTACCAACCCTTTGGTTGGTGGCTCACACATAGATGGTTACAAAAGTTGTCTATTCAACATAAAAGTGCCAAAGAATGGATGGCTAAAATCTTCCCATTATCGGAGATCATGAGGCCTTGTctatctatggtggggcccataagctGGAAATATGCATCATCaattcatgggcccacttgtacaaacgaCAAGCGCGAGATCCGATCGAGGATCACATATGCTTATTGTGTAATTGACCTTCGCTATTTTACCAATGTACAAAAGCTTCCCAGACGCGAGTAAGACAACCTTTATGTTTTTCTATGAACATATGCAGGGTGTACAGCTTCAAAGGCACATCATTGCCACATTGGGGAGCGGAAACTTGAGGGAAGCAGTGTGGTTACCTCCCGGAGAAGACCCAAACGAGTGGTTGGCCGTCAATAGTATGACTCTTCAACTCATTACCTTGCATGTGCTATTGCCCGGTGTGATCAATGTAtttcataatggtaacggtggtccTAACAGCTACTACTGTTATTGTTACGATATAGGCCATAAGCctataatggccgttatggccttttttgttttttgaaaaaaacctgTATCGGCCTCGTAATAGACAGTATAAGCccattatgggtcatttttttccgtATTGGCCATTACAACCTCATAACACGGGTAATGGTGGTCGTAACAGCCACCATCTATACTATTACGATATAGGCCATAAGCCTATAATGACCATTATGGCCTTTTATATTTTTGGAAGAAAACCTGTATCGGCCTCGTAATAGACAATATAGGCccattacgggtcattttttctgtaatggccattacaacctTATAACACGGCAACGGTTTTCACCGTTAACATCACATAACAACCATTACGGCACAACATGGCTGTGGTAGCACGCATGTGAGATGGCCAATAGGCCTCTTCTTTCTTCTGTAACTGCTTTCCCTTATCACTAGCCCGTTGAGAGGCAAATACCgagattttaagaccactttctccCGATCGGTTGAGAAAATCATTAGTAGCATGACTATAAAAATAATGTATGAAGAGTGTATGGCAATCTATTGAAAATGGGGGGAAAACAATATAATCACAAGCTCTTTAAACTCTGTTCATGAAACATCTGACCAATTAGCAATTCCCAACCTCATTGTATGTCCTCGCATCGCTCATCACAGATCGGTCGACTTTTGACTTTTCATGTTCAATGTTGTAGCAGTGTGTCAATGTCCAAAGTTACAAGGTTGTAATGtatggtttaaaaaataaaatttgcaaaCTTTTGATACTGAGTCAACTCACTTGGTGGAGAATGAAACTGAGTTGTGCAGCATCAAATGCAATCAATCATGCATGTTACAGAAGCGAGTCGAAACGATTCGAACAGCGTTCGAGCAAGACGTGTTTTCAATCTGGGaccgtgttttggttccttggttACTGTTAGTTGCCTGGTGTTATCGACTTTCGATGAGATTGATGCTTATATTCTAATCTGATATTTTGGTGTTTCTATGAAATTGTGTTTTTGCGTTTAATGGGGTTTTATTTGTTTTCGATTTTCAGCGGTAGATTTCTTCAATCAAGTGAATCTTCTGTATGGAACTCTCACGGAATTCTGCACGCCGATCAACTGCCCGACGATGACTGCGGGATCAAAGTAACTTTCAATAAGCTATTAGCCTAAGTTCTCTTTTGGATTTCCATTATATAAAATCAAATTtgggttttgtttatttatttatttatcatttgaAGTGGGAATGAGTTCTTCATTAAAGCCGagtttggatgttcaattgaattgaattgcataaAATTCAATTTGATAGAGATAGATGATTGAAGTTACTATCATTTCAATTCCAActtgaaatgcatggagttgGCTTGTGATTATGAATTAAAATGTGCCAGATTACACTTTTCTCATTTCCTTTGGGGGTGTTTGGATGGCTCAAACAATCACTTCACACACACCCAttgaactcaagtgggccataccatctgaaaCCACGTGAATGTgtacctaaaacatctaaaaccactaggtgggacccaccaaatgcatagCATgaatgtccatcacacatcaacatagggcccacaaagctcaacctaatgggaagttcccatgaggttgacctcatagtacctacCTTTCAGAGAAGGTGCTATGAGGTCGACTTCCATAGGCCCCAACATGATCTACGTCagacatccaccccatcagtcagatgcaccattctatgatGGCCcacaggcctaaaaatcaggccaatcaatgACTTAAGTGGACCGACCCACTTTGAGATCTAGATGGATACatatgatttttgggacatcccataacctagaggggacctgCCAAACGCATGGcgtggatgtccatcacacaccaaggtgggccccacagagctcaacctcatgggaagctcccatgaggtcgaccttgtagtaccatttcccatgtgTGTGTGCTTGTGCACGCTCGCACGCGCATGTGTGTGAAGTGCATTGTCTTGATCTTCAATCCAATTGAAGTGCTCTAATGCAAGATGAAACTCCACAGGTATGAGTATAGATGGGCTGATGGGGTACAAATAAAGAAGCCCATAGAAGTGTCTGCACCAAAATATGTGGAGTATTTGATGGACTGGATCGAATCTCTTCTCGACGATGAGTCGATCTTCCCTCAAAAGCTTGGTATACAAACTATTGCTATTTAAGCTGCGACGTTTCTATCCCGTGAAGAAGGATTTCAGTTTTAACATGTTCGATCTCTACTGCAGGGGCGCCCTTTCCTCCCGATTTCCGAGACGTTGTGAAAACGATATTCAAGCGATTGTTTCGGGTCTACGCACACATCTATCACTCTCATTTTCAGAAGATAGTCAATCTCAAGGAAGAAGCTCACCTCAATACCTGTTTCAAGCACTTCATTCTATTCACATGGGTGAGTTTTATACTTCCCTTTGAAGGTTTATAATGTTATATGTAAGAGCTAAGAAACATGGATTGATGACTTGTCCGAGTCGACTAAGAATCAGTCGAATTCGGTTCGGCGCCAAGAGTTAGAATTGAAAATAGAGCCCAACTCGATTGAGTTGTGACTTGACTCAGTACCTAATGAGTTGGTCTGAGTCAATGAGCCTTAAAATCATAAATatgggccgttcatcaggtgggccctgccatttatgtattgtggaatgaggATCGGATGGTTGGTAACACTTGtactagaaaatggatggttaaagggaATGACTGGTGGTCCACATCCGACATACACGTTGTCCTGTGTGGACAGCATAATGACAGGACTAGATTGATTTTCAGGACTAAGCAAGtgtatggtggggccctcctggcAAACAGTTTGGACCGTTTGCAAACGAATGGGGagtaggatttgaaatcctactgtTAGGAGTAGCCTTACAATTGCTTCAAAGAGAGACTGTCCTTCAATGAAATCCAATAACTGAAATGGGCCATGACCATAACAAAATCAGATCGGTTGGccgatcctaacctctgattaacAGACCGTCTTTGTCAGATTCGGTCTACTAATTGTCTTCCATTTTGACCATCCATCAGATGTCCACTGATAAGTAAGAGTGAGGACTTCAAATCAGTGTAATTTTTTGCTCATCTCCCATCTAAAACTGGCTTCAATGAGGACAGCTTAACTTCATTTATGAACAATTGTGGAATCATATATTATTGTTGACGCAACTTTAACAGTTTTGATCGTTGATGCATGTCATTGTcaaaactaggtggggcccatgttcATGAATCATTCTTGAaacccagtggggcccacatcccgaATGAACGGCACGCAACTTGTTGCTTTGGTGACAAATCTGTGATTGTTGTGGATTGAATTTATTGATGCAGGAATTCCGTTTGATCGAGAAAGGGGAGCTTGCGCCACTTCATGATCTCATAGAGTCGATCGTATGCCCCTCTTGAGGAAATGCTTCAAATCGAACGTCCACAAATCCAGAACGAAATTGATGAATGGCAGGAAATCGATCGTGCGTGATCTTAACGATGTAGCACGAGAAATCTTATTCTTTTATTCGATTGTCGCTTTGAGTTACATTATTTGAACGATTCGGATTGAGCATTGTTGATTCGGATTGAATGTTGTCGACAAATCGACGGTTCCAAGTCCCCTCTCGGGGCTTTTCGCTTGTTTCTGTTGAGATGTTGGGATGATTGGAACTTGAAATTGGAAGTTTGATTTTTATGAGAAAAACATACATGCATGATGATTAATACAGTGGTTCTAGTTTCACCAGCCACAGTAGAGGTGGGCCTCATTTTCTGTGGTCTAGGCATGGATTGATGACTCGTCCGAGTCGATTCGGATTTGATCGAGTTCGATACGGTTGAGTACAGCAAGCTAGAATTGAAAATATGAGGTGAATGGTACACGCTGAAAATCAACACCCCAGTACAAAGACTCCAATCCCGAAATTCCGAGTGTGAACTTAATAAAAATGCATGTCCTTATTCTGAAAACTCGGAATCGGAGTCTCTATACTCAGGTGCCAATTTTCAAGGCACGACAGTTAATCAGCCCGAGTCAACTTAGGACTGGCGCAACAGTGAATCAGCCCGATTCGACTTAGGACTGGACAAGCCGGTCCGAGTCATCGAGTTTTAAAACATTGTGTGTAGGTTGTCCACATGGTATGGAGTTAGAAGAAGGTCATGACTTGAAAATCTTCTCAATGGGTTGGGGATTTATTGATCATTGATGAAGAATATTTTTGTGgcgtggcccatctatgaggggACCCATCAGATGAATGGTCAAGATCACCCAAAAGTGAATCACACGTTTGAAGATGTTGGTCCTATAGAAAGCTTTTTTTTTTCAGCCAAGCATCATGTGTACTGATTTAAAAGTTTATAGGCAATGACCCACAACGAAATCTTGTTTTTGTAAGTAAATTCCTCCTTGGACCCTGGTATGCCCACTTGTGATCATTGTAGACCGTTGGATAGGAGGGTCACCATCGATTGCACATTACCcagttttaaaaaagaaaaagaaaagtgggccccatgtgtgatGGGTGGTCCTGATCTCTTATCCGCCCTTTCCCAGTATAATAAATATGCGCCATCCATTTCATATCCATTGATGGCATGATTAGGATCATTGTTTCATAGTGATTTTTGGGCAAtctaaggtggaccccatggtccAAATATTCTCAATTGCAAGATCCTCGTGATAGATTCTGATGATGTATAACATATGTTGTCAATTCCACGGTAATCAAATCTACAAATAATTATTAACCAtgcaggaaaagaaaaaaaactgctTTCAGTTCATCTCCCAAGCAATACTGCAGGATTTTTGGTGGATTTAGAAATCTTTCAATCTATAGGCCCCACACGGCCACACTATGCATATGTTTCcacgttagccacccccactagggatcgataccaagacctcaagtgttgaaacgaggtatctccactcagtctgccagttgacctatggatctgggtgtggtcCCCCTAACTTAGGTTTCACTTAATGCATGTTTTATAGAAAGGAAGAATGTGATCTCGAATGTGGGATTGGATggtggaaataccatggtatttccatacatgcaatcaCCGTGCAACAatagtgttaattccatctaatgcaattccacaCCATTAATGGGTCATATGGATTTTTGGTATGTCTAAATAGCtgataatttagttttttttttttttttttttttttatttatagtacaccccactgtcaagttcgcacttcactattagccatccccactagggaatcgataccaagacctcagtgttgaaacaaggtatccttcactcaatctaccacttgagctatggatcagggtgttgatAATTTAGTAAATTATAGAttagtttttatatatttttcatttctccTTTACTATCTATAATaaaaattaggggtgcacatgggttgGTTTGGTACAGTTATGGGGTGAAACTAGAaacgaaccgttcctaacggttacAGAAAATTGGATCCGGAACTGGACTgtttgcaccctagaactgaacTGGATCGTAAAAACCAGTTCAGTTTTGAATTGGTTCTACAGTTCTGATGGTGGCTAGCTAGTAtgtaaaacagagagagagagagagagagagagagagagagagagtggaacgAGGGCCCCTAGGGCGGCGTGAAGAgatcaagagtttttttttttttttttaattccaagTTTGGTTCCAATTTCAGTTCCAATGTTAGTTCCACAGGTCGATTCTACGGTTTAGTTAAGTTCTACAtgaccccaaaccgagaaccgaattGAACTAACCAGTTATTAGATTTTCGGAACCCGAACCGATGCACTTTGGAAGCAGATAAAGCCGTgtggtttggtcggttccggtccggtttaccggttctaccggttccatgtgcacccctaataaaAATATTGATAGAAATGTACCATAGGTCAATGTAAGAGTAATAGTGGGTTAGGCTTTGGTTAGCTCAAGATCAGCTCAAGGACAACCTATTTACCAGTTGCACAATCACACCTTATGTTGACGAATGAAACCCATAACTAAGAGGATGCCCATCCAACCTGATTAGTGAACACATATGAATGTGACCCACATCACGGGTTCGATCTAGTTGAATCTCCTAACATAGCTTTTTGATAAGTTAATATGAGCCTAGGGTCAACTTGAGCTCACTCCATTACCTTATAAGCGGGGCAGGCTAGTTGACCTGTGGCCAACCTAACCCATTGCCACTCCTAATTTGATGATCCAAGGTTTAGGCTGACCATATGAGTCAAATCATTTTATTTAATGAGAATATTTAGTGTGAAAATGAACAAGTGTAATGACTATTTAAGCATTGTTTTCATTAGcactattaaaaataaatatcattttcgGAGTTCATGTGTTTGCAAATGATACATTATTGCATAAGTGAATTGCACCttgtagactgagtgaaagatacctcgtttcaacactgaggtattagtatcgattccctagtgggggtggctaacagtgaagtgtgaactgacagtggggtgtaccaacaagctaacccaaaaataaataaaaataaaaagattgcaCCTTGTAACTCAATATGTTTAAGTACATTAagtaaattttgtggggcccaccatggatgtatgcaTCTTATTTATTCTGtgcatttttccatattattttagggcatgagtccaaattTAAAGCATATCGGACCAGCAAACCATGCCCTATAAATTAAAGCACATCGGAAAGcatgaataatgatttccatcgtcaAAACCATCATAGGGCTCACACggctgtttatttgtcatataacTTGTTATAAAACAACActtatatggatgaaaggaaaacacaaatatcaacttgattcaaaatttatgtGGATCCTAGGGCAAGATcaattttccatgatacatgtaaataatggtaaataagtaattatcactttttcacttggtttgaaaatgtgagagtaaattcacctcgaaaatcgatacaaaaaggttgacttaaatatgtggaccctaCCGTAATATATATGATATTCGCACCATCAttctattttattataatattttagggcatcaatcgaaaaatgaggtagattcaacattcaaatggcccacacgaaaggaaacggtggccttaatttgtccaccattgaaagttgtttccttcacgGGGCCATATTGAGGTTTTTTCGTCATCTAACTCGTTTATAGGGTTACAGAGACATGCATGGatagagggaaaacacaaatacaatcttgatccaaaacttttaaggctgcaataagtttttaatagtgagggtttgattcccactgtttctcatggtgtggtccacttcagcttcccgtttttggctcatgccctaaatttagctggcataacaaatgagcggtgtggataagtcgCATACAGCACGATAGGCCCCACattaattttgtaaaattttaaatttaagtgttaaaaaagtaagttgtcacaatACGTAATAATTACttaaggaaataattattacccatttacatggtaattgcAGTTGAggtaaaaaatcaaacaggcccctaAGATGTTTTCTCTCTtctagtgtggtctacttaaaacTCCCGAATGTGCTTTAGTTTTAgactcatgtactaaaattatctgataaaacgAATGAATAGAGTAAATAAAAGACATAAATCACTGTGAGCCCATGGTTTTACTGAGCaagaaatttcctttttttttttcttaggtaTCTTAGCTAGTATAAAACGTGACTTTTGAAATACAGGAGAGAGCGGAAATTATTATAGTGGAATGGGATGACGAAGAATATTTCTCTGTGattaggtggcccacatagacGGGCTGATTTTtatggacgcggattacctactcAAGGGATCTGGTTATTGGATGGTGcactttgggccccaccacgatgtatgtgcttgatcaacaccgtccatcttttttgccagctcatttttaagcatggcagatccaaatctcaggttaaTGTACTAtaggtgattgaacgctcactattaaaaacttcatatggcCCACTGTGGTTTTTATCTAGCACCAAACCTGTTGATTGAAcgcgcccaagaagtttttaacggtggatatgcttcgagatgaaaaatggatgtacggcgtggataaaccacatacatcgtggtggggggCAGGGAGCACCATCCAGTAGTGACTTGCTACTTGCAGCGTCAGTGAGCAATAGGCGTCCGATTTTTATATGGATGAACTGgagaacggattagctactccccctgacaccagcccagtggctgatggtcggtgatctgtgggctccaccgtgctgtatgtatttcatccattccgttcatccatttttaaagatcattttagggctttatgccaaaaatgaaagaatcaaaaatctcaagtggaccacatcacaggaaaataatagtgattggatatccatcatttaaatcctactaAGGTCCagtatactgtttatttgacatccaatctgttgattaggtcataaagacccagatgaagggaaaaaacaaacatcagcttgacccaatacttttatgggccccaaaaagtttttaatggttgacgatcattcaacactgtttcctataatatggtccacttgagattgggatatacctcattttttgtgtaagaccataaaatgatctagaaaaatagatgaacggcattgatgaaacacatatatcatggtggggcccacagtgcaccgaccaccagccacccggctggtggcaggggactagctaatccgtttccgatGAACTCTCCGAGTTCATCGGAAACGGACGCAGATTGGCTAGTCCCCCCACCAGTAGCTCCTGGGCTGGTGCTCATAGCTGGCGTCTTACCAATGGTGCATCAGAGTGGGTCTCATCACGCCTATTGAGGTAAGTGAAATGACATTTACAAACGGTGCTAGAGCCCTTTTCACCCGAGTACCTGCTCAAGACAAGAAAAAACATCGAAATTCTCTcccacctctccctctctcaagtcCAACAAAAACTCAATTTCTCTCCCACTCTCCCTGTGAGACCAGTATCCTAAcatgtaccgttccataggcttccacgataATCTCAATCGAATTCCAGCGACTAGCAACGCGTAGACTATATTTGCACGCAACcctaagtcgtgtcccgtattccagagtcggctcgacccgagacttgtaccctagcgaccacaccatcgccgcggttccgatgccacgtctcgccCGCCATCGCCGAggagatacccaggctaggagatatgAGCCCttgttcaattcgagaaaacaccgcgcgttgcaatcccaagagaatttctacattatgtctcattaatcaatcaatcaatcacctcatgtcgaGTACAAgaacaaccccaaagtcaactctccccctctctctctcttgcacacccatcacctctcttacaaccaccccttctctctctctttctcttcacattttccaagcaaccaaagtggtggacgtctaagcattttcaaggagagaaagtgttgtgtgtggcccacttcctattccaagatccatcatcctagcccttcaattctcCTCAcattccatcaaagtgagacacaagaagattgATGTTCCattggaccgagaagatcgaacggtgagtgtttctataggcctagatttcattcttttaatgatgggccaagtggggcctaccgattgatggtatggatctcactttggaccctaggtgtggccgatggcccaccttgattctcatgatcattccatgatggggccattctccatggaccccatcatgatgtttattttccttgcttgaatagggtcatctagaccttgcattttggtggagaaaagatctccaccgttgatttcgatcggtgggcccacatgtaatgggacccacttgatatatgttgtgatgtatggaagggatggtccatagtgctggggtccctccatcactcgatctctctctttttcccttgttaatggccccatgatgtatgtaattatccatgtcatccaccttcgtgggacccacttaatggacgtgttggatctacaccatccaagccatgtgggccctaccttattggtgatgggaaaacacagatatttatgtgacccaaatcaagtgggccacatccatgtgggacccaccttgaaagtATATTCACACCgaccgtccagtgtccctggacgctagacgtgtaGTGAaatgtgaacagacagtgggtgtactaatagcaacatatatatatatacactttgaTTCCAAGCTTTTTGGATGGGccgctcatataggccccaccttgatgtatgtgtccaatccatgccgtccatcccattccccagctcattttaggtgtcgagccgaaaaatgaagttaatccgattatctggtgggccatatctttGAAAACAGTGAATTTTACGGTTTAAATCCActatggcccactttaatgtttctatacaccaaaatacatCAAATATTAGGCTCATTcagactgtcttgagccatagaatctaaCAGCTGGGTCGGATtctcctgatgcaggccccacataggaaaaaccttggaaacgaaaaaataaaaataaaaataaaaagaggcaGCAGGTGCTGCTTGTCCAGAGGATGCGTAGCAGGACGCGCCGTTCGACGGAagggcagggaccatgggtctcagccacaatgtatgtgttttatcaatgtcgtccaggcATTTGCTGGACCGTCCATTCGCTGGACGGCCAGTAGACCCCACCCCTAATGGatgtgtccaaaccgtccatccttttggcaagctcgctttaaggcttgaggcaaaaacaagatagatctatttatcaagtggaccacactgcacagtgaggattgaacgtctaccattgaaattctttgggagtgcagaagttttggatcagtaagaaatttgttttttcctcttaattcaggtctatgtgaccttatgatcagattggatgggaaataaatgttatggtgggccttgggaattttaatggtggaaatcattatcaccacttatatttggagtgtggtctagatgatctttcgatacgattcattccttgtgaaatgctctagaatgatctctacatgggttatgacccattgcaatgtatataaagcctattgtttcggcccatttgataaggccctatgtgatatatgaggcccgttgttgaggcccaccttgatatatacgaggcccatgtgttgcggcccattgagatgtatttggagcccatgggttgaggctcattgaaaTGTATTTGGAGTCCATGTGTaggggcccattgtgacatgtgagaggcccactggatgtatttgaggcccattgatgtggcacGTTGATGCTGCACacttgatgtaaatgaggcccgatgtgatgtatttatggcccatgtgtcgaggtcCACTTTGATTCGTTTGGGACCCACTGtcgtggcccattgcaatgtatatgcggcccatgagtgaggctcatagtgatgtgtattaggcccttgcatgaggccatgggtccactatgtgTTATGCTTTATGTAGGCCATtcgttgggggcaatgttagttagatattcacattgtcgatgccagttattgataccaattatgtctatgtgacagcatagcatcatgatacctataCCTTGGAGCCTACTTTGTGTATATATTGAGTCTCATAGGGAAATCTAGTTTATTACGTGATAGatagggtaaggaagcccacttattgcacttagactcagATCTGCCCTTGATgagggatattgtgacgctccatcactgtgatcacatgtgggcgggcgcacgtgggcggacactgagTGAGCAGGGCATGAGGACTTGAGCGAGCTACTAGTGAttggcaagctactgtgcacACAATGAAGGCAGAGCTTTGTCCCACGTCGGGAGCATcatccgatgttgtggtggctataagttggattctttccttaactatcgttatgcattttaaatcagtgagcatatcttgatatttggactcgATCTgtcatccttctgtggacccccatcattcgtatgcatgttgtgataaatgattgataaaaggagatgtcattgggctgagatgtttatgggactcctcgtgagacggagttatccccatATGATCGTGCGATACGCGCAGGCTTGATGTATGGCCTAAATGGGGTTGATGATATTCGTGACTTAGccggatttacatattgcattgcatcatcaggcatctgatatttagttctcTATGATTCCACATTTGTATAGccaatctgtattgcatactttgatatcgtatgattcatgatcttgtcagtatttccgcttactctgatatcgtatgattcatgatcttgtctgtatttccgatattgtatgattacggcattgtattggatacttggcacgtgcatcgcacacacttacaccaccctttaagctttttataagcttatgcacgataaatgcgtgcaggtgggttaggttgcagcagcgctgagcttggagcgtgcagcgatcttctgaagctttgatttttgacatatgtattttccttttcagcattgtattcaaattttatattagcggatatgtgatga is a genomic window of Magnolia sinica isolate HGM2019 chromosome 15, MsV1, whole genome shotgun sequence containing:
- the LOC131227829 gene encoding MOB kinase activator-like 1A, which codes for MSLFGLGNRNQRTFRPKKNTPSGSKGVQLQRHIIATLGSGNLREAVWLPPGEDPNEWLAVNTVDFFNQVNLLYGTLTEFCTPINCPTMTAGSKYEYRWADGVQIKKPIEVSAPKYVEYLMDWIESLLDDESIFPQKLGAPFPPDFRDVVKTIFKRLFRVYAHIYHSHFQKIVNLKEEAHLNTCFKHFILFTWEFRLIEKGELAPLHDLIESIVCPS